From the genome of Desulfobaculum xiamenense, one region includes:
- a CDS encoding ABC transporter permease, which translates to MPSVAVVWRHVVRAAGFATEAVWAYKLRSAFVVTAIGLGIAALTVIVTAIDGAERRTMEIMDMFGPDAAFILGGDIQSNALGKRTNTLSWSDVHALRQSLPGAYLVVPMRGQGNVTARAGNRNMVIPVVVGATEGYSDVWNWPLSEGRDFTEEDVARGAKIALVGDAVAEELFGDRSPVGQVIYLKDIPVLVVGKLAYRGFTGGGGNIDERVVLPLTTLTQRFNLDRQYFRALRVKFHEPEYMPTHVENLRSLLRHLHRLGPDDADDFSILTADEIIGFISMLKGGLVAFLGVTAAVAMVVGGFVLANLFYIGVTERTTEIGLRKALGATGWMLTMQFLMEAIILTTAGALLGMGLGMGLGQALTRLGILDIQFSGKVFCIALGSSALIGVIFGIRPARMAARMDPVSALRRDAGPAAS; encoded by the coding sequence TTGCCTAGCGTCGCGGTTGTCTGGCGGCACGTGGTGCGGGCCGCGGGCTTCGCCACGGAAGCCGTGTGGGCCTACAAGCTACGCAGCGCCTTCGTGGTGACGGCCATCGGGCTCGGCATCGCGGCGCTAACGGTCATCGTCACCGCCATCGACGGCGCGGAACGCCGCACCATGGAAATCATGGACATGTTCGGGCCAGACGCGGCCTTCATCCTCGGCGGAGACATCCAGAGCAACGCGCTGGGCAAACGCACCAACACCCTCTCGTGGTCCGACGTACACGCCCTGCGCCAGTCCCTGCCCGGAGCGTATCTGGTGGTGCCCATGCGCGGGCAGGGCAACGTGACGGCCCGCGCCGGAAACCGCAACATGGTCATCCCCGTGGTGGTCGGCGCGACAGAAGGCTATTCCGACGTCTGGAACTGGCCGCTTTCCGAAGGGCGCGACTTCACGGAAGAGGACGTCGCGCGCGGCGCGAAGATCGCCCTCGTCGGCGACGCCGTGGCCGAGGAACTTTTCGGCGACCGCTCGCCGGTGGGACAGGTGATCTACCTAAAGGACATCCCCGTCCTCGTGGTGGGCAAGCTGGCCTACCGCGGCTTCACCGGCGGCGGTGGCAACATCGACGAACGCGTGGTGCTACCGCTAACCACCCTCACCCAGCGCTTCAACCTCGACAGGCAATACTTCCGCGCCCTGCGCGTGAAATTCCACGAACCGGAATACATGCCCACCCACGTGGAGAACCTGCGCTCCCTGCTGCGCCATCTGCACCGGCTCGGGCCGGACGACGCGGACGACTTCTCCATCCTCACCGCCGACGAGATCATCGGCTTCATCAGCATGCTCAAGGGCGGGCTGGTGGCCTTCCTCGGCGTGACCGCCGCCGTGGCGATGGTCGTCGGCGGGTTCGTGCTCGCCAACCTCTTCTACATCGGCGTCACGGAGCGGACCACGGAGATCGGCCTGCGCAAGGCCCTCGGCGCCACCGGTTGGATGCTCACCATGCAGTTCCTCATGGAGGCGATCATCCTGACCACCGCCGGGGCGCTTCTGGGCATGGGGCTCGGCATGGGCCTCGGGCAGGCCCTCACCCGCCTCGGCATTCTGGACATCCAATTCTCGGGCAAGGTGTTCTGCATCGCGCTTGGCTCCTCGGCCCTCATCGGCGTGATCTTCGGCATCCGCCCGGCACGCATGGCCGCGCGCATGGACCCCGTCTCCGCCCTGCGGCGAGACGCCGGGCCAGCCGCGTCTTGA
- a CDS encoding TPM domain-containing protein has translation MRFNMLPPKDESGGMRFLRIMLLICVFVGVGWLYTRHFDRAIEVIQARSALHDATGTLSKEQKKNLLELSRMFEKEFGLELRIKIADGPVEVPVLDSKTIFFGLDVRDKTTTIVMPPLVERALGHEFIAELRDRHMPYHFENDSWPTGLVKALAMTWERLIGLDAKDDK, from the coding sequence ATGCGATTCAACATGCTGCCGCCCAAGGACGAATCCGGCGGCATGCGCTTTTTGCGCATCATGCTGCTCATCTGCGTGTTCGTCGGTGTCGGCTGGCTCTACACCCGCCACTTCGACCGCGCCATCGAGGTCATCCAGGCCCGCTCCGCCCTGCACGACGCCACGGGCACGCTCAGCAAGGAGCAAAAAAAGAATCTCCTCGAACTCTCCCGCATGTTCGAGAAGGAATTCGGCCTCGAACTGCGGATCAAAATCGCCGACGGCCCGGTGGAGGTTCCGGTCCTCGACTCCAAGACCATATTCTTCGGGCTGGACGTGCGCGACAAGACGACCACCATCGTCATGCCGCCGCTGGTCGAACGCGCGCTGGGCCACGAATTCATCGCGGAGTTGCGCGACAGGCACATGCCCTACCATTTCGAAAACGACAGTTGGCCGACGGGGCTGGTCAAGGCGCTGGCCATGACGTGGGAACGCCTCATCGGACTCGACGCCAAGGACGACAAATGA
- the rnhA gene encoding ribonuclease HI: MTESNDRTTVIIHTDGSALGNPGPGGWGAVLRFGDTARELSGGFRQTTNNRMELTAVIEALTALTRPCSVVLYSDSKYFLDAIRQGWLANWQKKGWMTAGKKPVKNKDLWLKIIPLLKAHTIRYEWVKGHSGNPDNERCDVLAKTAAATPGQPVDTGYTA; encoded by the coding sequence ATGACCGAATCGAACGACAGGACGACCGTCATCATCCACACCGACGGCTCCGCCCTCGGCAATCCCGGCCCCGGCGGCTGGGGCGCGGTGCTGCGCTTCGGCGACACGGCCCGCGAGCTTTCCGGCGGCTTCCGCCAGACGACGAACAACCGCATGGAACTCACGGCCGTCATCGAGGCGCTCACGGCGCTGACGCGCCCATGCAGCGTCGTCCTCTACTCGGACTCCAAGTACTTCCTCGACGCCATCCGACAGGGCTGGCTGGCCAACTGGCAGAAGAAGGGCTGGATGACCGCGGGCAAGAAACCCGTCAAGAACAAGGACCTGTGGCTGAAGATCATCCCCCTGCTCAAGGCCCACACCATCCGCTACGAGTGGGTCAAGGGCCACAGCGGCAATCCGGACAACGAACGCTGCGACGTGCTCGCCAAGACTGCGGCGGCCACGCCCGGTCAGCCCGTGGACACCGGCTACACCGCCTGA
- a CDS encoding tetratricopeptide repeat protein yields the protein MPGLETLCLVVAEPNATARDLLHKVLTDAGMAEPRMAADVREAWERIRTPGAHAAVLDWGIVAAADFVLLRKLRTSGQHIPIVIMIRDQSPDELTRAAKAGASGFIRKPFGPRDLVTEVLKALKRTGVTPSAPDQASAQTEAKPQPPQLSKPEAEARKLFAAAWEDLRMRRFDVAMKKLAAALRRTPDFPEAYKGLAEAHRGKGDIDGAMRHLLKASEIYAYTGNAPQAESLYTEVRKAIPDAPNPFKAAGDRLRQETRGEEAVAAYEHAHALAPSDPDIAVSLSEAYMETGQNERAEETLRAILDSLGEIPAAKDLFLKLTGEEWYYGKRSEAEELEVQILDEAVAEKDGSEQRRHKRLQFADRAVRLPRTQESLPVVDVSLGGIGFKPMNAKFQEGEVIEFDLVVMGTVKLKKLSAIVRRVSPKIIGCKFKDLSKRNEKLIREMIGEDE from the coding sequence ATGCCGGGACTGGAAACCCTGTGCCTCGTTGTGGCCGAACCAAACGCCACGGCGCGGGACCTGCTGCACAAGGTGCTCACGGATGCGGGCATGGCCGAACCCCGCATGGCCGCCGACGTCCGCGAGGCGTGGGAGCGCATCCGCACCCCCGGCGCGCACGCCGCCGTGCTGGACTGGGGCATCGTCGCCGCTGCGGACTTCGTCCTGCTGCGCAAGCTGCGCACCTCGGGTCAGCACATCCCCATCGTCATAATGATCCGCGACCAATCGCCCGACGAACTCACCCGCGCCGCCAAGGCCGGTGCCTCGGGCTTTATCCGTAAGCCCTTCGGCCCGCGCGACCTCGTAACCGAGGTGCTCAAGGCGCTCAAGCGCACCGGCGTAACGCCATCAGCACCGGACCAGGCCTCCGCCCAGACCGAGGCAAAACCGCAACCGCCGCAACTCTCCAAACCCGAGGCCGAGGCGCGAAAGCTCTTTGCCGCCGCGTGGGAGGACCTGCGCATGCGGCGCTTCGACGTGGCCATGAAGAAGCTAGCCGCCGCCCTGCGCCGCACCCCGGACTTCCCCGAAGCCTACAAGGGCCTTGCCGAGGCGCACCGGGGCAAGGGCGACATCGACGGAGCCATGCGCCATCTGCTCAAGGCCTCCGAAATCTATGCCTACACGGGCAACGCCCCACAGGCCGAAAGCCTCTACACCGAGGTGCGCAAGGCCATCCCCGACGCGCCGAACCCCTTCAAGGCCGCTGGCGACCGCCTGCGTCAGGAAACGCGCGGCGAGGAGGCCGTGGCCGCCTACGAGCACGCCCACGCGCTGGCCCCATCGGACCCGGACATCGCCGTCAGCCTGTCGGAAGCCTACATGGAAACGGGCCAGAACGAACGCGCCGAGGAAACCCTGCGCGCCATTCTCGATTCCCTCGGCGAAATCCCCGCCGCCAAGGACCTGTTCCTGAAGCTGACCGGCGAGGAATGGTACTACGGCAAGCGCAGCGAAGCCGAAGAGCTGGAGGTCCAGATTCTCGACGAGGCCGTGGCGGAAAAAGACGGTTCCGAACAACGCAGGCACAAGCGCTTACAGTTCGCGGACCGTGCGGTGCGCCTGCCCCGCACGCAGGAAAGCCTGCCCGTTGTGGACGTGAGCCTCGGCGGCATCGGGTTCAAGCCCATGAACGCAAAATTTCAGGAAGGCGAGGTCATTGAGTTCGACCTCGTGGTTATGGGCACCGTGAAGCTCAAGAAGCTCTCGGCCATTGTGCGTCGCGTCTCGCCGAAGATCATCGGCTGCAAGTTCAAGGACCTCTCGAAGCGCAACGAGAAGCTCATCCGCGAGATGATCGGCGAGGACGAGTGA
- a CDS encoding GDSL-type esterase/lipase family protein has translation MKQDRQLTLLAFGDSITSGWGLPFGLSFPSLLEERLREADGIAILVRNAGVPGDTTAHGLSRLPGELVRGPDCAILALGINDFLAERPVERVEANLDAMLALFTRSEVPVLLAGVRGIGVFEPDYAENFAAIFPRLAARYDALLLPDLLDGVAGIPALNQPDGLHPNADGARRIADGVHPLALRLVERCFRV, from the coding sequence ATGAAGCAGGATCGACAGCTCACGCTTCTCGCCTTTGGCGACAGCATCACCTCCGGCTGGGGGCTGCCCTTCGGGCTGTCCTTTCCGTCGCTTCTGGAAGAGCGCCTGCGCGAGGCGGACGGCATCGCCATCCTCGTGCGCAATGCGGGTGTGCCGGGCGACACCACGGCCCATGGCCTGTCGCGCCTGCCCGGCGAACTCGTGCGCGGTCCGGATTGCGCCATCCTCGCCCTCGGCATCAACGATTTCCTCGCAGAGCGGCCCGTGGAACGGGTGGAGGCGAACCTCGACGCCATGCTCGCGCTCTTCACGCGAAGCGAGGTGCCCGTGCTGCTGGCCGGAGTGCGCGGCATCGGCGTGTTCGAACCGGACTATGCCGAGAATTTCGCGGCCATTTTCCCTCGTCTGGCGGCGCGATACGACGCGCTGCTCCTTCCCGATCTACTCGACGGGGTGGCGGGCATTCCTGCCCTGAATCAGCCCGACGGTCTGCATCCCAACGCCGACGGAGCGCGGCGTATCGCCGACGGTGTGCACCCGCTGGCGCTGCGCCTCGTGGAGCGCTGTTTTCGCGTGTAG
- a CDS encoding FKBP-type peptidyl-prolyl cis-trans isomerase, giving the protein MPQAKSGDTVRVHYTGTLDDGTEFDSSRDRDPLEFVVGAGAVIAGFDNAVDGMEPGQSKSVHIPCAEAYGEYVQEAVAMIPREHFPDHIVPELGMALQIPQEGGTPVVVTVTAVTDEAITLDGNHPLAGKDLTFEISLVEIV; this is encoded by the coding sequence ATGCCCCAGGCCAAGAGCGGCGATACCGTCCGCGTTCACTACACCGGCACGCTCGACGACGGAACCGAATTCGATTCCTCGCGCGATCGCGACCCCCTCGAATTCGTCGTCGGCGCTGGAGCCGTCATCGCCGGTTTTGATAACGCCGTGGACGGCATGGAGCCCGGCCAGAGCAAGTCCGTGCACATCCCCTGTGCCGAGGCCTATGGCGAATACGTGCAGGAAGCCGTGGCCATGATCCCCCGCGAGCACTTCCCCGATCACATCGTGCCCGAACTCGGCATGGCGCTGCAGATTCCGCAGGAAGGCGGAACTCCGGTGGTGGTGACCGTCACCGCCGTGACCGACGAGGCCATCACCCTCGACGGCAACCATCCTCTGGCGGGCAAGGATCTCACCTTCGAGATCTCCCTCGTCGAGATCGTCTAG